A single region of the Alphaproteobacteria bacterium genome encodes:
- a CDS encoding response regulator transcription factor: protein MRQTIALVDDDRNILTSVSMALEAEGFDVRTFADGDEAFRGLRDKPVDLAVLDIKMPRLNGMELLTKLRQNTNMPVIFLTSKDEEVDELMGLRMGADDYIRKPFSQRLLIERIRALLRRNVANSSGDDTPDAANVIVRGELVLDGSRHSCTWKGKPVNLTVTEFLLVKALAVRPGHVKNRDQLLDSAYGESIYVDDRTIDSHVKRLRKKFKEVDPEFSHIETLYGVGYRYKE from the coding sequence ATGCGCCAGACAATCGCCCTTGTTGATGATGACCGTAACATTCTGACCTCTGTTTCCATGGCATTGGAAGCGGAAGGTTTTGATGTGCGTACCTTCGCCGATGGTGATGAAGCGTTTAGAGGCCTTCGCGATAAGCCGGTTGATTTAGCTGTCCTTGATATCAAGATGCCACGGCTGAACGGAATGGAGCTCCTGACCAAGCTACGCCAAAATACCAACATGCCGGTTATTTTCCTTACCTCGAAAGATGAAGAGGTTGATGAATTAATGGGCCTTCGCATGGGCGCGGATGACTATATCCGCAAACCTTTTTCACAGCGCCTGCTCATTGAACGTATTCGCGCCCTGCTGCGCCGCAATGTTGCGAATAGCAGCGGCGATGATACGCCCGATGCAGCGAATGTGATTGTGCGCGGGGAACTGGTGCTTGATGGTTCACGCCATAGCTGCACATGGAAAGGTAAGCCGGTTAACCTGACCGTAACCGAATTCTTGCTGGTGAAAGCACTTGCTGTTCGCCCTGGTCATGTAAAAAACCGCGATCAACTTCTGGATAGTGCGTATGGCGAATCCATTTACGTGGATGACCGTACAATAGACAGCCACGTGAAACGCCTGCGTAAAAAATTCAAGGAAGTTGACCCAGAATTCTCACACATCGAAACGCTCTACGGTGTGGGCTACCGTTACAAAGAGTAA
- a CDS encoding stimulus-sensing domain-containing protein: protein MFSRLSPLTARILAVNAMPLILLVVSILYFDGYQNRLVQNELDSMTKEARQFAAALGEGAVISSEDERDLLSPELAQSMLRRLMETTETRTRLYDIRGTLFSDSQHMPGHNHMVQSEILPPPGTSTNHHLSEYLENAIAWFRLNSWSKKYAAYKEETDPSSEDYMIVEHALDGDEDGEVWLMPNGHILLGVAVPVQRYKGVLGAVFLSRAGVKIEQAVMGVRIDIVRLFSLTLVLTILLSLYLARAIAKPLQQLSSAAEVLKSGQSTQMGALKLQSTLPDFSSRDDEIGDLSIALRAMVKALGERLHATENFAADVAHEIKNPLTSLHSAVETALKIKDPERQQKLMLVIADDVQRLDRLITDISQASRIEAELSRAKTKPIALERMLEMVVALYEPIDDTPKPKVVFETGKDIHATIHGAETRLVQVFQNLIGNALSFSPVNGTVHVGLTTERGMARITVADDGPGMPENKLEAVFERFYSERPEHEAFGKHSGLGLSIAKQIVEAHQGTITAQNIKDENSTVKGALFIVELPLSKAE from the coding sequence ATGTTCTCAAGGCTTTCACCCCTTACCGCACGTATCCTTGCTGTAAATGCGATGCCACTGATTTTGCTGGTGGTTAGCATTCTGTATTTTGACGGTTATCAAAATCGCCTGGTTCAGAACGAACTGGACAGCATGACCAAAGAAGCACGGCAATTTGCTGCCGCTTTGGGTGAAGGCGCGGTAATCAGCAGTGAAGACGAGCGTGATTTGCTATCGCCGGAACTGGCGCAATCCATGCTGCGCCGCTTGATGGAAACCACCGAAACACGTACACGCCTTTATGATATACGCGGTACGCTGTTTAGTGACTCGCAGCATATGCCAGGTCACAACCACATGGTGCAAAGTGAAATCCTTCCCCCACCCGGCACATCAACCAATCACCATTTATCGGAATATCTTGAAAATGCGATTGCATGGTTTCGTTTAAACTCATGGTCAAAAAAATACGCAGCCTATAAGGAAGAAACCGACCCATCTTCCGAAGACTACATGATTGTTGAACATGCGCTGGATGGTGATGAAGACGGCGAAGTCTGGTTGATGCCCAATGGGCATATCCTGCTGGGCGTTGCCGTACCCGTGCAGCGTTATAAGGGTGTGCTGGGCGCCGTGTTCCTCAGCCGTGCGGGGGTGAAAATTGAACAAGCGGTAATGGGTGTGCGTATTGATATTGTAAGGCTGTTCTCCCTCACGCTTGTGCTCACTATTCTATTATCGCTTTATCTTGCCAGAGCGATTGCAAAACCATTGCAGCAATTATCATCTGCCGCTGAAGTTCTAAAATCTGGTCAAAGCACGCAAATGGGCGCGTTAAAACTGCAATCTACCCTTCCCGATTTCAGCAGCCGCGACGATGAAATCGGTGATTTATCAATTGCCCTGCGCGCAATGGTGAAAGCACTTGGCGAACGGTTGCATGCAACCGAAAACTTTGCGGCTGATGTTGCGCATGAAATTAAGAATCCGCTGACATCGCTACACTCCGCTGTTGAAACGGCGCTTAAAATCAAAGACCCTGAACGCCAGCAAAAATTAATGCTGGTGATTGCTGATGACGTACAACGTCTTGACCGGTTGATTACCGATATTTCACAAGCATCACGTATTGAAGCAGAACTGAGCCGTGCCAAAACCAAACCGATTGCGCTGGAACGCATGCTGGAAATGGTCGTTGCGTTGTATGAACCAATTGATGATACGCCAAAACCCAAAGTGGTGTTTGAAACAGGCAAAGATATCCATGCAACCATCCATGGCGCAGAAACACGGTTGGTGCAGGTGTTCCAGAATTTAATCGGCAATGCGTTATCGTTCTCGCCCGTCAATGGCACCGTGCATGTCGGCTTGACAACAGAACGCGGCATGGCACGCATCACTGTTGCCGATGACGGCCCGGGCATGCCAGAAAATAAACTGGAAGCAGTATTCGAACGTTTTTATTCGGAACGCCCCGAGCATGAAGCATTCGGCAAGCATTCCGGTTTGGGCTTAAGCATCGCCAAACAAATCGTCGAAGCGCATCAAGGAACAATCACCGCGCAAAATATCAAAGATGAAAACAGTACAGTAAAAGGCGCGCTGTTTATCGTGGAATTACCACTTTCAAAAGCAGAATAA